A portion of the Candidatus Acidiferrales bacterium genome contains these proteins:
- a CDS encoding acetyl-CoA C-acyltransferase encodes MREAVIVSAVRTAVGKAYKGTLRAMRPDDMAAVVIREAIARVPGLKAEEVEDIILGCAMPEAEQGMNVARIAALRAGLPNSISAMTINRFCSSGLQSIAMAAERILAGFADVIVAGGTESMSLVPMGGHKISPNPWLIENYPDSYLSMGVTAELIAQKYGISRDEQDAFSLASHRKAVKAIAESKFQNEIIPLDVTNVWVDEKGKRQTQTLKFATDEGPRADTSLDALAKLKPAFSAEGSITAGNSSQMSDGAAAAVVMSADRARALGAKPMAKFLAFATGGVAPEEMGVGPVVAIPKALKLAGLKLSDIAVIELNEAFAAQALSVIKVAGLDPARVNPNGGAVALGHPLGCTGAKLTATLLGELERRPPRRARYGMVTMCVGGGMGAAGIFERIE; translated from the coding sequence ATGAGAGAAGCGGTGATCGTCAGTGCCGTGCGAACGGCGGTGGGCAAGGCATATAAAGGGACTCTCCGCGCCATGCGCCCGGATGATATGGCGGCGGTGGTGATCCGGGAAGCGATCGCGCGCGTGCCGGGCTTGAAGGCGGAGGAGGTGGAAGACATCATCCTCGGCTGCGCCATGCCGGAGGCGGAGCAAGGAATGAATGTCGCCCGCATCGCCGCCTTGCGAGCCGGGCTGCCCAATTCCATCTCGGCCATGACCATCAACCGTTTTTGCTCCTCCGGCCTCCAATCAATCGCCATGGCCGCCGAGCGCATCCTCGCCGGCTTTGCCGACGTAATTGTTGCCGGCGGCACCGAATCCATGAGCCTTGTCCCCATGGGTGGCCACAAGATTTCTCCCAACCCCTGGCTCATCGAAAATTATCCCGATTCCTATCTTTCGATGGGCGTCACCGCCGAACTCATCGCCCAAAAATATGGCATCAGCCGGGACGAACAGGACGCTTTTTCCCTGGCGAGTCACCGGAAGGCGGTCAAAGCCATCGCCGAGTCCAAATTCCAGAACGAAATCATCCCGCTCGACGTGACCAACGTTTGGGTGGACGAAAAGGGCAAGCGCCAGACGCAAACGCTGAAATTCGCAACCGACGAAGGTCCCCGGGCCGATACTTCGCTCGATGCGCTGGCCAAGCTCAAGCCGGCATTTTCCGCCGAAGGCAGCATCACTGCCGGCAATAGTTCGCAAATGAGCGATGGAGCGGCGGCGGCGGTGGTGATGTCGGCAGATCGGGCGCGGGCGCTGGGCGCGAAACCGATGGCCAAATTTCTCGCCTTTGCGACCGGCGGCGTCGCGCCGGAGGAAATGGGCGTGGGGCCGGTGGTCGCCATACCTAAGGCGCTCAAGCTGGCCGGCCTCAAGCTCTCCGATATCGCGGTGATCGAACTGAATGAAGCCTTTGCCGCGCAGGCGCTCTCCGTGATTAAGGTAGCCGGACTCGACCCGGCGCGGGTGAACCCCAATGGCGGGGCAGTGGCTCTCGGTCATCCCCTCGGTTGCACCGGCGCCAAATTGACCGCCACGTTGTTGGGCGAACTCGAACGCCGCCCGCCGCGGCGGGCTCGCTATGGCATGGTCACGATGTGCGTCGGCGGCGGCATGGGCGCAGCCGGTATCTTTGAACGAATCGAGTAA
- a CDS encoding aminotransferase class IV, with translation MHRFIFHNDRILPLERVRLSPGQAGLLNGWGLFSTLRIYDGYPFAFERHWQRLVSDASRIELPLTFDPESVWNELLGLVRANQVKSGVARIYFTFNRVGYWCSDEPFPPVDWIMYTADLPARETIARLALMEHGRYSASPLSGTKVTSWLSNVWSLQQAQNRGFDEIILLNERAEVTECTSANVFCVRSGKVSTPPLSSGCLAGVTRAILLEMASSVGVTVEESVLTRQDLWAADEVFLTSTTREVCPVKEIEEHKVPVVGGEVSSRLKKAFSAYVAEEIARCARMGQTQRIRT, from the coding sequence ATGCACCGATTCATTTTCCACAATGACCGCATTCTTCCCCTGGAAAGAGTGCGGCTTTCTCCAGGCCAGGCCGGGCTTTTGAACGGGTGGGGCCTCTTCAGCACGCTGCGGATCTACGACGGTTATCCCTTCGCCTTCGAGCGGCACTGGCAGCGCCTGGTTTCTGACGCCTCTCGCATCGAGCTTCCGTTGACCTTCGACCCGGAGTCGGTATGGAACGAGCTTTTAGGTCTGGTGCGAGCGAACCAGGTGAAAAGCGGCGTGGCCCGGATCTACTTTACGTTCAACCGCGTTGGCTACTGGTGCAGCGATGAACCATTCCCGCCGGTTGACTGGATCATGTACACCGCCGACCTGCCTGCCCGCGAGACGATCGCCCGGCTAGCCCTGATGGAGCACGGCCGTTATTCGGCATCGCCGTTGAGCGGGACCAAGGTTACTTCGTGGCTCAGCAACGTCTGGAGCTTGCAGCAGGCTCAAAACCGCGGTTTCGATGAAATCATCCTTTTGAACGAGCGAGCCGAGGTGACCGAGTGCACATCGGCCAACGTATTCTGCGTTCGCTCCGGCAAGGTCTCTACACCGCCACTCTCGTCGGGTTGCCTGGCCGGCGTCACCCGGGCGATTCTTTTGGAAATGGCGAGCAGCGTCGGGGTGACCGTGGAAGAATCGGTTTTGACACGGCAAGATCTGTGGGCTGCTGATGAGGTCTTCCTTACCTCTACGACGCGCGAGGTTTGTCCGGTGAAGGAGATCGAGGAGCACAAAGTGCCAGTCGTTGGGGGCGAGGTCAGTTCCCGCCTGAAAAAAGCTTTCTCGGCCTATGTAGCTGAGGAGATCGCCCGCTGCGCCCGAATGGGGCAAACCCAAAGGATTAGAACCTAG